In Ilumatobacter fluminis, the following proteins share a genomic window:
- the gatA gene encoding Asp-tRNA(Asn)/Glu-tRNA(Gln) amidotransferase subunit GatA encodes MSEYPTALQIADGVRSGDLKAVDIVEQHLATIAETDDEIRAFNYVMADEARRRAAAVDATVAAGGDPGPMAGVPVALKDNMCTRGVPTTCSSKILDGWIPPYDATVVQRLADAGAVFVGKTNLDEFAMGSSTENSAFGPTRNPLDTSRVPGGSSGGSAAAVAAGYAPVSLGSDTGGSIRQPAALCGVVGVKPTYGRVSRLGLIAFGSSLDQIGPFTHTVADAALTLQTICGHDPGDSTSIPEPTPDYSSVLDRGVDGLRIGRIADLPDGADPDVVARTDEAFAALEAAGATIVDVEVPAFTYGLTAYYLIAPAEASSNLARFDGVRYGLRVDGADVEEMMRNTRTAGFGDEVKRRILLGTYALSAGYYDAYYGKALKIRRLMADDFARAYQQCDVLLSPSSPSVAFPFGSKTADPFAMYLCDTYTIPANLTGDPAMSVPFGTGADDLPVGVQIIAPALGESVMLQVAAELERSAS; translated from the coding sequence GTGAGCGAGTACCCGACCGCACTCCAGATCGCCGACGGCGTTCGCTCCGGCGACCTGAAGGCCGTCGACATCGTCGAGCAACACCTGGCGACCATCGCCGAGACCGACGACGAGATCCGCGCGTTCAATTACGTGATGGCCGACGAGGCACGCCGACGCGCCGCCGCGGTCGACGCCACCGTCGCCGCCGGTGGCGACCCCGGACCGATGGCCGGTGTCCCGGTCGCACTGAAGGACAACATGTGCACGCGGGGTGTGCCGACGACGTGTTCGTCGAAGATCCTCGACGGCTGGATCCCGCCGTACGACGCCACCGTGGTGCAGCGGCTCGCCGACGCCGGCGCGGTGTTCGTCGGCAAGACCAACCTCGACGAGTTCGCCATGGGGTCCTCGACCGAGAATTCGGCGTTCGGCCCGACCCGCAACCCGCTCGACACCAGCCGGGTTCCCGGTGGCTCGTCCGGCGGTTCGGCTGCGGCGGTCGCCGCCGGCTACGCGCCGGTCTCGCTGGGCTCCGACACGGGCGGTTCGATCCGCCAACCGGCGGCGCTGTGCGGCGTCGTCGGGGTCAAGCCCACGTACGGTCGGGTCAGCCGACTCGGACTCATCGCGTTCGGGAGCAGCCTCGACCAGATCGGTCCGTTCACCCACACCGTCGCCGACGCCGCGCTCACGCTCCAGACCATCTGCGGACACGACCCAGGCGACTCGACGTCGATCCCCGAACCGACCCCCGACTATTCGTCGGTGCTCGATCGTGGCGTCGACGGACTCCGGATCGGCCGCATCGCCGATCTGCCCGACGGCGCCGACCCGGACGTCGTCGCCCGCACCGACGAGGCGTTCGCGGCGCTCGAGGCCGCCGGCGCCACGATCGTCGACGTCGAGGTGCCGGCATTCACCTACGGCCTCACGGCGTACTACCTCATCGCTCCCGCCGAGGCGTCCTCGAACCTGGCACGGTTCGACGGTGTCCGTTACGGCCTCCGGGTCGACGGTGCCGATGTCGAGGAGATGATGCGCAACACCCGCACCGCCGGATTCGGCGACGAGGTGAAGCGACGCATCCTGCTCGGCACGTATGCCCTGTCGGCCGGCTACTACGACGCTTACTACGGCAAGGCCCTGAAGATCCGCCGCCTGATGGCCGACGACTTCGCCAGGGCCTACCAGCAGTGCGACGTGCTGCTCAGCCCGTCGTCGCCGAGCGTGGCGTTCCCGTTCGGCTCGAAGACCGCCGACCCGTTCGCGATGTATCTGTGCGACACGTACACGATCCCGGCCAACCTCACGGGCGACCCGGCGATGAGCGTGCCGTTCGGCACCGGCGCCGACGACCTGCCGGTCGGCGTCCAGATCATCGCCCCGGCCCTCGGCGAGTCGGTCATGCTCCAAGTCGCCGCCGAGCTCGAAAGGAGTGCGTCGTGA
- a CDS encoding citrate/2-methylcitrate synthase: MDLIDVPAGLNGVAVADTTIGTVLGDEGFYHYRDYDAVELARTASFEDAWYLLDRGRLPDGAERDTFRADLAARRRLPAGTVPLIDVAGALPGTPLARLRTVLSAAAGPLRLQPLLDLDAADRREQALDVAAVVPSILGALYRSGAGLAAVAADPDLGHAAAYLHQVTGRQPESEHARALEQYLILTIDHGFNASTFTGRVVASTGADIVDVVCAAIGALAGPLHGGAPSRALDALDAIGTPDRAADWVRGEVAAGRRIMGFGHAVYRAPDPRSALLRDVAEALGGELVERAIAIETEILTTLAELKPDRPLPSNVEFYAGVIMETVGLPRQMFTPTFAVSRTVGWVTHALEQAATGKLIRPAARYVGPAPRRVAGVGTVRPPAPTG; the protein is encoded by the coding sequence ATGGACTTGATCGACGTACCCGCAGGACTCAACGGTGTGGCCGTGGCCGACACCACCATCGGCACCGTGCTCGGCGACGAAGGCTTCTATCACTACCGCGACTACGACGCCGTCGAACTCGCACGGACGGCTTCGTTCGAGGATGCCTGGTACCTCCTCGACCGTGGCCGCCTCCCCGACGGTGCCGAGCGCGACACCTTCCGAGCCGACCTCGCTGCCCGTCGACGACTGCCCGCCGGCACCGTGCCGCTGATCGACGTGGCCGGCGCGCTGCCGGGCACCCCGCTCGCCCGGCTCCGCACCGTGCTCTCGGCTGCGGCGGGCCCACTCCGACTCCAGCCCCTGCTCGATCTCGACGCCGCCGACCGTCGGGAGCAGGCCCTCGACGTGGCGGCGGTCGTGCCCTCGATCCTCGGAGCGCTCTATCGCTCGGGTGCCGGTCTCGCCGCCGTCGCAGCCGACCCGGATCTCGGCCATGCGGCTGCGTACCTGCACCAGGTCACGGGTCGGCAGCCCGAGTCCGAGCACGCGCGAGCACTCGAGCAGTACTTGATCCTGACGATCGACCACGGGTTCAACGCCTCGACATTCACCGGCCGTGTCGTGGCCTCCACGGGTGCCGACATCGTCGATGTCGTCTGCGCAGCGATCGGCGCCTTGGCCGGCCCGCTCCACGGTGGAGCCCCGAGTCGTGCGCTCGACGCCCTCGACGCCATCGGCACGCCCGACCGGGCAGCGGACTGGGTTCGCGGTGAGGTCGCCGCCGGCCGCCGCATCATGGGGTTCGGCCACGCCGTCTATCGGGCACCCGACCCCCGCTCGGCCCTGCTCCGCGACGTTGCCGAGGCGTTGGGTGGCGAGCTCGTCGAGCGGGCGATCGCGATCGAGACCGAGATCCTGACGACACTGGCCGAGCTCAAGCCCGATCGCCCGTTGCCCAGCAACGTCGAGTTCTACGCCGGCGTCATCATGGAGACGGTCGGACTCCCACGCCAGATGTTCACGCCGACGTTCGCGGTGAGCAGGACGGTCGGCTGGGTCACGCATGCGCTCGAGCAGGCGGCGACGGGCAAGCTCATCCGGCCCGCGGCGCGATACGTCGGGCCGGCGCCCCGGCGCGTCGCCGGGGTTGGAACTGTCCGGCCACCAGCGCCGACAGGGTGA
- a CDS encoding LysR family transcriptional regulator, with the protein MDLRQMRYVVAVAETGNFTRAAEQCFVVQSALSHQIKALERELGVELFARTSRKVEPTAAGLAFVDGARRTLAQADRTVADAAAAVGRIRGRLTLGIIPTVTGIDLPDALRRFRDAHPAVTVSLQVGGSDEIVADIRAGAVDVGLLGLPAGDVPEGVRSRVIARDRHVACVAVDHPLAGRRSIGLDRLAGETFVDFPADTPGRAQSDRAFDAAGLDRTVAYEVMALDIVAGLVRAGLSVALLPSAVAPSDDPGVSLVPVRGGPARAEHLAWSDFNPSPAATAFLSIVDASSPAGDSPAVIGRPAD; encoded by the coding sequence ATGGATCTCCGCCAGATGCGGTACGTCGTCGCGGTCGCCGAGACGGGCAACTTCACACGTGCCGCCGAGCAGTGTTTCGTCGTGCAGTCGGCACTCAGCCACCAGATCAAGGCGCTCGAACGCGAACTCGGTGTCGAGCTGTTCGCCCGCACCAGCCGGAAGGTCGAACCGACCGCTGCGGGTCTCGCGTTCGTCGACGGTGCGCGTCGCACCCTGGCCCAGGCCGACCGGACCGTGGCCGACGCGGCGGCGGCGGTGGGTCGGATCCGCGGCAGGCTGACGCTCGGCATCATCCCGACCGTCACCGGGATCGATCTGCCCGATGCACTCCGCCGCTTCCGAGACGCCCACCCCGCCGTGACCGTGTCGTTGCAGGTCGGCGGCAGCGACGAGATCGTCGCCGACATCCGGGCGGGAGCGGTCGACGTCGGGTTGCTCGGACTCCCGGCGGGCGACGTGCCCGAGGGCGTCCGATCTCGGGTGATCGCCCGCGACCGGCACGTGGCGTGTGTGGCTGTCGACCACCCGCTCGCCGGACGTCGGTCGATCGGCCTCGATCGGCTCGCCGGGGAGACATTCGTCGACTTCCCGGCCGACACACCGGGACGCGCCCAGAGCGACCGGGCGTTCGACGCCGCGGGCCTCGATCGCACCGTCGCCTACGAGGTGATGGCGCTCGACATCGTGGCGGGCCTGGTCCGCGCCGGTCTGAGCGTCGCCCTGCTCCCGTCGGCGGTCGCTCCGTCCGACGACCCCGGGGTGTCGCTCGTGCCGGTGCGCGGCGGCCCCGCCCGGGCAGAACACCTCGCGTGGAGCGATTTCAACCCGAGTCCCGCTGCGACCGCGTTCTTGTCGATCGTCGATGCGTCGTCGCCTGCAGGGGATTCGCCAGCAGTCATCGGACGTCCGGCGGATTAG
- a CDS encoding citrate/2-methylcitrate synthase, translating into MIGSAEAARLLGVSKPTLYAYVSRGLVERHTAVDGRTSLYPREQIERLATRGRSKAPVERPSIDVKIGSSITLLDDVTLRYRGHEVAELARTRSFEQVGELLWTGDLPGRPVVWPLDRGQLDRCLDVATPLVGRSAVAALGAASHALSASSTGSESGGDAARAVAAIAPTLVGGPRRGPVAERLTKAYVRRPSPELVAAVDRALVLLADHELATSTLAVRVACSVRADPFAAIAAGLSVVSGRLHGGASVETADLVARADVDGAAATVASLLDQGGRLPGFGHSVYRRGDPRVAPLLEAVRSVPGADRTIALVDDMIAEAGRRLAHLPNVDLALGALLHAGGFPADAPLFAVARLAGWGAHYDEEAAERPVRFRGLTQLR; encoded by the coding sequence ATGATCGGGTCCGCCGAGGCCGCTCGGCTCCTCGGGGTCAGCAAGCCGACCCTCTACGCGTACGTGAGCCGTGGCCTCGTCGAGCGGCACACCGCCGTCGATGGTCGTACCTCGCTGTATCCGCGAGAGCAGATCGAACGACTCGCGACGCGGGGACGGTCGAAGGCACCGGTCGAACGACCCTCGATCGACGTGAAGATCGGGTCGTCGATCACATTGCTCGACGACGTCACGCTCCGCTATCGGGGCCACGAGGTCGCCGAGCTCGCTCGCACCCGGAGCTTCGAGCAGGTCGGTGAGCTGCTCTGGACCGGCGATCTCCCCGGTCGCCCGGTCGTGTGGCCGCTCGACCGGGGGCAGCTCGACCGGTGTCTCGACGTCGCCACCCCGCTCGTCGGCCGGTCGGCGGTCGCGGCGCTGGGCGCAGCGTCACACGCGCTGTCGGCAAGCAGCACCGGGAGCGAGTCGGGGGGCGACGCGGCCCGCGCCGTGGCGGCCATCGCCCCCACGCTCGTCGGCGGGCCGAGACGCGGTCCGGTTGCCGAGCGCCTCACCAAGGCGTACGTCCGACGCCCCTCGCCCGAGCTCGTGGCCGCCGTCGATCGCGCCCTGGTGCTCCTCGCCGATCACGAACTGGCGACCAGCACACTGGCCGTACGGGTGGCGTGCTCGGTGCGAGCCGATCCGTTCGCAGCGATCGCTGCCGGGCTGTCGGTCGTGAGCGGGCGGCTCCACGGCGGTGCGAGCGTCGAAACGGCCGACCTGGTCGCACGGGCCGACGTCGACGGCGCGGCAGCGACCGTCGCCTCCCTGCTCGACCAGGGAGGCCGGCTCCCCGGCTTCGGACACTCGGTCTATCGGCGTGGCGACCCTCGTGTCGCTCCGCTGCTCGAGGCGGTTCGCAGCGTCCCGGGCGCCGATCGAACCATCGCCCTCGTCGACGACATGATCGCCGAGGCCGGCCGGCGGCTGGCGCATCTCCCCAACGTCGACCTGGCCCTCGGCGCACTGCTCCACGCCGGGGGCTTCCCGGCCGACGCTCCCCTGTTCGCCGTCGCTCGTCTCGCCGGGTGGGGCGCGCACTACGACGAGGAGGCGGCCGAGCGACCGGTTCGGTTCCGGGGGCTGACGCAACTCCGCTGA
- the gatC gene encoding Asp-tRNA(Asn)/Glu-tRNA(Gln) amidotransferase subunit GatC: MSDRLSPDVVAKVARLARLDLTPDELDRATGQLSDMLDHFADIDALDLSDVEPLNSPYPLVNVLRDDDEQPTLDRDEVMASAPKSEDGRFWVPPVLGGDS, encoded by the coding sequence GTGTCCGACCGACTGTCCCCCGACGTCGTTGCCAAGGTGGCGCGGCTCGCACGACTCGACCTCACCCCCGATGAGCTCGACCGTGCGACCGGCCAGCTGAGCGACATGCTCGACCACTTCGCCGACATCGACGCGCTCGACCTGAGCGACGTCGAGCCGCTCAACTCGCCGTACCCGCTGGTCAACGTGCTGCGCGACGACGACGAGCAGCCCACGCTCGACCGCGACGAGGTGATGGCCTCGGCGCCCAAGAGCGAGGACGGCCGTTTCTGGGTGCCGCCCGTCCTCGGGGGTGACTCGTGA
- the gatB gene encoding Asp-tRNA(Asn)/Glu-tRNA(Gln) amidotransferase subunit GatB, with protein sequence MVVGLEVHVELATRTKLFSGSPNRFGDDPNTNIDPVTLGLPGALPVLNRQAVELAMKIGLALNCTVQPCTFARKNYFYPDMPKAYQISQYEDPLNVDGWLDLPDGTRIGIERAHMEEDAGKTVHAGESGRVHGAEHSLIDLNRAGVPLVEIVSRPDMRSPEQARQYVAELRSILLAVEASDAKMEEGSMRVDANVSVRRPGGELGTRCEIKNVNSIRSVGRAIEYEAKRQIVLIEGGEAVRQQTRHWDEGDGKTHTLRDKEDADDYRYFLEPDLVPLAPERSWVEHVRASIPVLPSARRVALAEAAGAAPDDEAIVTIVDRGQDAYVLAVVEAGGDLGRAIVHVQQAFAEQGADPAVPAGDLAALTTMETGGQLTATQAKTVLADLVERGGGDPAAIAAERGFEAMDTSELESMVDDAIAAQPDAWEKFCAGEGKAMGALVGHIMKASRGQADGKLVSQILNSRKG encoded by the coding sequence ATGGTCGTGGGGCTCGAGGTCCACGTCGAACTGGCCACGCGCACCAAGCTGTTCTCCGGGTCCCCGAACCGATTCGGTGACGACCCGAACACCAACATCGACCCGGTCACCCTCGGTCTGCCCGGTGCGTTGCCCGTGCTCAACCGTCAGGCCGTCGAGCTGGCGATGAAGATCGGCTTGGCGCTCAACTGCACGGTCCAGCCGTGCACCTTCGCCCGGAAGAACTACTTCTACCCCGACATGCCGAAGGCGTACCAGATCAGCCAGTACGAGGATCCGCTCAACGTCGACGGCTGGCTCGATCTGCCCGACGGGACCCGGATCGGCATCGAGCGCGCCCACATGGAGGAAGACGCCGGCAAGACGGTGCACGCCGGCGAGAGCGGGCGCGTGCACGGGGCCGAGCACTCCCTGATCGATCTCAACCGGGCGGGCGTCCCGCTGGTCGAGATCGTGTCGCGGCCCGATATGCGCTCACCCGAACAGGCGCGCCAGTACGTCGCCGAACTGCGTTCGATCCTGCTCGCCGTCGAGGCGTCCGACGCCAAGATGGAGGAGGGCTCGATGCGCGTCGACGCGAACGTGTCGGTGCGGCGTCCGGGCGGCGAACTCGGCACCCGGTGCGAGATCAAGAACGTCAACTCGATCCGGTCCGTCGGGCGCGCCATCGAGTACGAGGCCAAGCGTCAGATCGTCCTCATCGAGGGTGGCGAGGCAGTGCGCCAGCAGACCCGTCACTGGGACGAGGGCGACGGCAAGACCCACACCCTCCGCGACAAGGAAGACGCCGACGACTACCGCTACTTCCTCGAGCCCGACCTGGTGCCGCTCGCACCGGAGCGGTCGTGGGTCGAGCACGTGCGGGCGTCGATCCCGGTCCTGCCGTCGGCGCGACGGGTCGCTCTGGCCGAAGCCGCCGGTGCGGCCCCCGACGACGAAGCGATCGTCACGATCGTCGACCGTGGGCAGGATGCGTACGTGCTGGCCGTCGTCGAGGCCGGGGGCGACCTCGGCCGGGCGATCGTCCACGTCCAGCAGGCGTTCGCCGAACAGGGTGCCGACCCGGCCGTTCCGGCCGGCGATCTCGCCGCGCTCACGACGATGGAGACCGGCGGACAGCTCACCGCGACGCAGGCCAAGACGGTCCTTGCCGATCTCGTCGAGCGTGGCGGTGGCGACCCTGCCGCGATCGCCGCCGAGCGCGGATTCGAGGCGATGGACACCTCCGAGCTCGAGTCGATGGTCGACGACGCAATCGCCGCGCAACCGGATGCGTGGGAGAAGTTCTGCGCCGGCGAAGGCAAGGCGATGGGCGCCCTCGTCGGTCACATCATGAAGGCGAGCAGGGGCCAGGCCGACGGCAAGCTCGTCAGCCAGATCCTCAACAGCCGCAAGGGCTGA
- a CDS encoding EamA family transporter, which translates to MNSTTVIAPDPAPGRRSISAAVLNDTGSGGLVGTTLITALAPATWGTTYLVTSELLPPGHPMFAALTRSLPMGLLALVITRRLPTGDWWWKAMVLGALNIGLFFSLLFVTAERLPGGVAATVGSVQPAIVALLAWGVLRERLSIWRLGWGLAGVVGVGLVVLGPAASLDGVGLLAGLAGAASMATGVTLSKKWGRPTDVGPTAYAGWLLTAGGLWLLPAVVVFEGVPDTVGVGAVGGYAWLAIVGGLVAYILWFRGIGRLPVTATALLGLLSPVVATVLGVVVLDERFTGAQMAGIAVTLSALVAGQFQPRRRAGAPARRIAPRAG; encoded by the coding sequence ATGAACTCCACCACCGTCATCGCCCCGGACCCGGCGCCCGGTCGCCGGTCGATTTCTGCCGCCGTCCTGAACGACACCGGGTCGGGCGGCCTCGTGGGGACGACGCTGATCACGGCGCTCGCACCGGCCACCTGGGGGACGACCTACCTCGTGACCTCCGAACTCCTCCCGCCGGGACACCCGATGTTCGCGGCGCTCACCCGATCGCTCCCGATGGGGCTGCTCGCACTCGTGATCACGCGTCGATTGCCGACGGGCGACTGGTGGTGGAAGGCCATGGTGCTCGGCGCGCTGAACATCGGGCTGTTCTTCTCGCTGCTGTTCGTCACCGCCGAACGACTCCCGGGTGGCGTCGCCGCCACCGTCGGATCCGTGCAACCGGCGATCGTCGCCCTGCTGGCATGGGGCGTGCTTCGCGAACGCCTGTCGATCTGGCGGCTCGGGTGGGGACTCGCCGGAGTCGTCGGCGTCGGCCTCGTCGTGCTCGGCCCGGCCGCGTCGCTCGACGGCGTCGGCCTCCTCGCCGGTCTCGCAGGCGCTGCGTCGATGGCGACGGGCGTGACGCTCAGCAAGAAGTGGGGCCGACCGACCGACGTCGGCCCCACCGCCTATGCCGGCTGGTTGCTCACCGCCGGCGGGCTCTGGCTCCTGCCCGCGGTCGTCGTGTTCGAGGGCGTACCTGACACCGTGGGCGTCGGCGCGGTCGGCGGCTACGCCTGGCTGGCGATCGTCGGAGGACTCGTCGCCTACATCCTCTGGTTCCGGGGCATCGGGCGTCTGCCCGTGACCGCCACGGCGCTGCTCGGGCTGCTCTCCCCCGTCGTCGCGACCGTTCTCGGCGTCGTCGTCCTCGACGAACGGTTCACCGGGGCGCAGATGGCCGGGATCGCGGTCACCCTGTCGGCGCTGGTGGCCGGACAGTTCCAACCCCGGCGACGCGCCGGGGCGCCGGCCCGACGTATCGCGCCGCGGGCCGGATGA